In Paeniglutamicibacter kerguelensis, one genomic interval encodes:
- a CDS encoding histidinol-phosphate transaminase, with protein sequence MNERLNRLAKLPLRENLQGLEPYGAPQIDVPIQLNVNENTHPLPEAVHRAIVEEVSAAALGLNRYPDREFTELRERLAAYLGHDLNAENIWAANGSNEVLQQILQAFGGPGRTVMGFPPTYSMYPLLASGTDTAYIAGVRSEGYALSAADAAEQVRAAAPNIVFLCSPNNPTGTALGLDVVEAVYEAGAASNAIIIVDEAYAEFAHNGTLSALSLLPGRERLIVSRTMSKAFALAGARVGYLAAAPEVTDAIRLVRLPYHLSAVTQATANAALKHVEALLANVEDIKSQRDRIVNELTRMGLNPASSDSNFVFFGGLENPRYIWEGLLEAGVIIRDVGIPGHLRVTAGTEAETTAFLVRLEELLNQGPHGH encoded by the coding sequence GTGAATGAACGGCTAAATCGCCTGGCAAAATTGCCCCTGCGAGAGAATCTTCAAGGTCTTGAACCCTACGGCGCACCCCAAATTGACGTACCGATCCAGCTGAACGTCAATGAAAACACCCATCCGTTGCCCGAAGCCGTTCATCGCGCGATCGTCGAGGAAGTGTCCGCTGCGGCGCTGGGACTTAATCGCTACCCCGACCGTGAATTCACCGAGTTGCGTGAGCGCCTGGCAGCCTACCTCGGCCACGACCTGAATGCCGAGAATATCTGGGCGGCAAACGGATCCAATGAAGTGCTGCAACAAATCCTGCAGGCATTCGGCGGACCGGGCCGCACGGTCATGGGATTCCCTCCCACCTATTCGATGTACCCGCTGCTGGCCAGCGGAACCGACACCGCATACATTGCCGGTGTTCGCTCCGAGGGCTATGCCCTGTCCGCAGCCGATGCCGCGGAACAGGTGCGCGCCGCGGCACCCAACATCGTTTTCCTTTGCTCACCCAACAACCCGACGGGTACGGCCCTGGGCCTGGATGTCGTCGAGGCCGTCTACGAGGCCGGTGCCGCAAGCAATGCCATCATCATCGTGGATGAGGCCTACGCGGAATTTGCCCACAACGGAACCCTGTCGGCGCTGTCCCTGTTGCCGGGCCGCGAGCGCTTGATCGTCTCACGCACCATGTCCAAGGCCTTCGCCCTGGCCGGGGCCAGGGTTGGTTACCTCGCCGCCGCTCCCGAGGTCACCGATGCCATCCGCTTGGTCCGTCTGCCGTACCACCTTTCGGCGGTGACCCAGGCGACGGCCAATGCCGCGCTCAAGCACGTCGAGGCGCTGCTGGCCAACGTCGAGGACATCAAGTCCCAGCGCGACCGGATCGTCAACGAGCTGACCCGCATGGGCTTGAACCCTGCGTCGTCGGACTCGAACTTCGTGTTCTTCGGCGGCCTCGAGAACCCCCGGTACATCTGGGAGGGCCTGCTGGAAGCCGGAGTCATCATCCGCGATGTCGGCATCCCCGGCCACCTGCGCGTCACGGCCGGCACCGAAGCCGAAACCACGGCGTTCCTGGTCCGCTTGGAAGAACTGCTCAATCAGGGTCCGCACGGGCACTAA
- the hisB gene encoding imidazoleglycerol-phosphate dehydratase HisB has translation MSAEKLTGRRARLERTTSESSVFVELDLDGTGRSEISTSVPFYDHMLTALSKHSLIDLTVRATGDTHIDVHHTVEDVAITIGEVLRTALGNKAGIRRFGEATVPLDEALANAVVDISGRPYLVHTGEPAGQEYHLIGGHFTGSLTRHVFEALTLHAQICLHMTVIGGRDPHHIVEAQFKAFARALREAVEPDARIGNAIPSTKGAL, from the coding sequence ATGTCTGCCGAAAAACTCACGGGTCGTCGCGCTCGCCTCGAACGCACCACCAGCGAGTCCTCCGTCTTTGTCGAACTCGATTTGGACGGCACCGGCCGTTCCGAAATCAGCACCAGTGTTCCGTTCTACGACCACATGCTGACCGCACTTTCCAAGCATTCGCTGATCGACCTCACGGTGCGCGCCACCGGCGACACCCACATCGACGTGCACCACACCGTCGAGGACGTTGCCATCACCATCGGTGAGGTCCTGCGCACCGCGCTAGGCAACAAGGCGGGCATCCGCCGCTTCGGTGAAGCCACGGTTCCGCTGGACGAGGCACTGGCAAACGCCGTCGTCGACATCTCCGGTCGACCCTACCTGGTGCACACCGGCGAGCCCGCGGGACAGGAATACCACCTCATCGGCGGACACTTCACCGGTTCGCTGACCCGCCACGTCTTCGAGGCGCTCACCCTGCACGCCCAGATCTGCCTGCACATGACCGTGATCGGCGGCCGGGACCCGCACCACATCGTCGAGGCCCAGTTCAAGGCCTTCGCCCGCGCACTGCGCGAAGCCGTGGAGCCCGATGCCCGCATCGGCAACGCCATCCCTTCCACCAAGGGTGCGCTGTAA
- the hisH gene encoding imidazole glycerol phosphate synthase subunit HisH, whose protein sequence is MAERKKVTVLDYGSGNVRSAVRALEAAGAEVTLSAKPDDILNCDGLFVPGVGAYAAVMQALNDVGAIRWIGRRIAGGRPVLGICVGHQIFFEEGVEHGVRTPGMGEWPGTVELLKAPVVPHMGWNTVTPPEGSKLFKGIENERFYFVHSYAVQEWNFDVAQPKMLPPQVTWSEHGVPFVAGVENGPLCALQFHPEKSGEAGAQLLRNWLETL, encoded by the coding sequence ATGGCCGAGCGCAAGAAAGTCACTGTTCTTGACTACGGGTCGGGCAACGTCCGCTCCGCGGTGCGTGCACTTGAGGCGGCCGGGGCCGAGGTAACGCTCTCGGCAAAGCCCGACGACATCCTCAACTGCGACGGACTCTTTGTCCCGGGCGTCGGCGCCTACGCCGCGGTCATGCAGGCGCTCAACGATGTCGGGGCCATCCGCTGGATCGGACGCCGCATCGCCGGCGGCCGACCGGTCCTTGGCATCTGCGTTGGACACCAGATCTTCTTTGAAGAAGGCGTTGAACACGGGGTGCGCACCCCGGGCATGGGCGAATGGCCGGGCACCGTGGAGCTGCTCAAGGCACCCGTCGTCCCGCACATGGGATGGAACACCGTCACGCCCCCGGAAGGCAGCAAGCTCTTCAAGGGCATCGAAAACGAACGCTTCTACTTTGTGCACTCCTACGCGGTGCAGGAATGGAACTTCGACGTGGCCCAGCCTAAGATGCTCCCGCCGCAGGTGACCTGGTCGGAACACGGGGTCCCCTTCGTGGCCGGCGTGGAAAACGGCCCGCTGTGCGCCCTGCAGTTCCACCCCGAGAAGTCCGGCGAAGCCGGTGCGCAATTGCTGCGCAACTGGTTGGAGACCCTCTAA